In Synergistes jonesii, one DNA window encodes the following:
- a CDS encoding IS256 family transposase, whose product MARQRKLTPERKALIQSLLSHYKPEDAQDVQAMLRDLLGDTIQQMLEAEMDDHLGYSKYDYKNKHTDDSRNGYSPKTVTSSAGDIPIDVPRDRKGDFEPQSVKKNQTDISNIEDQVLSMYAKGMTTRDISAHLQSIYGVDASAEMISRMTDRILPIAKEWQNRPLAKKYAVVFMDAVHFNVRQDGRTVKKAVYVAIGTRLDGHREVLGLWVGGNESAKYWVGVLNEIRNRGTEDIFIISVDGLTGFADAISAVY is encoded by the coding sequence ATGGCAAGACAGAGAAAACTGACACCGGAAAGAAAAGCGCTTATTCAGAGTCTCCTTTCCCACTACAAACCGGAAGACGCCCAGGACGTACAGGCTATGCTGAGGGATCTTCTCGGAGATACGATCCAGCAGATGCTGGAAGCCGAGATGGATGACCATCTCGGTTACAGCAAATATGACTACAAGAACAAGCATACAGATGACAGCCGCAACGGCTACAGCCCTAAAACAGTCACCTCTTCGGCCGGAGATATCCCGATCGACGTCCCCAGAGACCGCAAGGGTGACTTCGAACCGCAGTCAGTCAAAAAGAACCAGACCGATATCTCAAATATAGAGGATCAGGTCCTGTCCATGTATGCAAAAGGCATGACGACCCGGGATATCTCGGCTCACCTGCAGTCTATCTACGGTGTGGATGCCTCTGCTGAAATGATTTCGCGAATGACGGATCGAATTCTGCCGATTGCCAAAGAATGGCAGAACCGGCCGCTGGCCAAAAAGTATGCAGTCGTCTTTATGGACGCCGTGCATTTCAATGTGAGGCAGGACGGCCGAACCGTCAAGAAAGCCGTTTATGTTGCTATTGGGACAAGACTGGACGGGCATCGTGAAGTCCTTGGCCTGTGGGTCGGCGGAAATGAGAGCGCCAAGTACTGGGTCGGTGTCCTTAACGAGATCCGTAATCGCGGCACCGAAGATATTTTCATTATCTCCGTCGACGGCCTGACAGGCTTTGCAGATGCGATAAGCGCCGTATATC
- a CDS encoding type II toxin-antitoxin system RelB/DinJ family antitoxin produces the protein MAQISLRVDDEVKRDAEKTLDDIGLSMSAAINIFLKTVAREKRIPFELSADPFYAAGNIRHLENIMRDIKTGKARFAEHELIEAD, from the coding sequence ATGGCACAGATCAGCCTTCGTGTAGACGACGAAGTCAAACGCGACGCGGAAAAAACCCTTGACGACATCGGTTTGAGCATGTCTGCGGCGATAAACATCTTCCTGAAGACGGTGGCCAGGGAAAAGCGCATCCCATTTGAGCTCTCCGCTGATCCATTTTACGCGGCAGGCAACATCCGCCATTTGGAAAACATTATGCGCGACATAAAAACAGGCAAGGCGCGCTTTGCGGAGCACGAACTGATCGAGGCTGATTAA
- a CDS encoding formate/nitrite transporter family protein, translating into MNYKTPAEIAAAAVNAAVTKTSLSITQMVVMGFLAGAYIAMGGYFMTVVTQDSAAVVGIGISKLLGGVVFSLGLMLVVSAGGELFTGNCIMPIAILSGRVTLAGALRNLIVVYFANLVGGSFFALLLYLSGSISPACAQNALAIAVAKVNIPVAEMIFRGILCNWFVALAVWMAFGALDMTGKYIVCLGPISAFVAMGFEHCVANMYFIAIGLLLKGRPEVLAQCRLPAEKLARLTLSGYAGNLIPVTIGNIMGAAILVGALYFVVFKKQLAEK; encoded by the coding sequence ATGAATTACAAAACGCCAGCTGAAATAGCGGCCGCGGCGGTGAATGCGGCGGTAACGAAAACATCTCTTTCGATCACTCAGATGGTCGTTATGGGCTTTCTCGCGGGAGCGTATATCGCGATGGGAGGATACTTCATGACGGTCGTCACGCAGGATTCGGCTGCGGTCGTGGGAATCGGCATTTCAAAGTTGCTCGGAGGCGTCGTCTTCTCGCTGGGGCTGATGCTTGTGGTCTCCGCGGGCGGCGAGCTGTTCACCGGCAACTGCATCATGCCGATAGCGATACTCTCGGGCAGGGTGACGCTCGCCGGCGCGCTCCGCAACCTTATCGTCGTTTATTTTGCGAATCTCGTCGGCGGCTCCTTCTTCGCGCTGCTCCTCTACCTAAGCGGCTCGATATCGCCCGCCTGCGCGCAGAACGCTCTTGCGATAGCCGTCGCTAAGGTCAACATACCCGTCGCCGAGATGATATTCCGCGGCATTCTCTGCAACTGGTTCGTCGCTCTCGCGGTGTGGATGGCCTTCGGCGCTCTCGACATGACTGGCAAATATATCGTCTGCCTCGGCCCGATCTCGGCGTTCGTCGCGATGGGCTTTGAACACTGTGTAGCCAACATGTATTTCATAGCGATAGGGCTGCTGCTCAAGGGCCGTCCCGAAGTGCTGGCGCAGTGCCGGCTGCCGGCCGAAAAGCTCGCAAGGCTCACGCTCTCCGGCTACGCAGGCAACCTCATACCGGTGACGATAGGGAACATCATGGGCGCCGCGATTCTCGTCGGCGCGCTCTACTTCGTAGTATTCAAAAAGCAGCTGGCGGAAAAATAA
- a CDS encoding phosphoribosyltransferase family protein yields MYETYTLHVAGLTRELKKVRVAPSLRIASFVMLGDTRLIERCADALYEKIKDGGAEILVCPEAKGIPLTHALAVRLGVDYVVARKSVKGYMERPIVAEVKSITTTEKQIIVVDEFDAEKLKGKKVCIVDDVVSTGGSLASLEAVLKKTGCTVIGKVAVLLEEGGYSGEDLTYLERLPVFKD; encoded by the coding sequence ATGTACGAGACATACACTCTTCACGTGGCCGGGCTCACGCGCGAGCTTAAAAAGGTGCGCGTAGCCCCTTCGCTGCGCATCGCGTCCTTCGTGATGCTCGGCGACACCAGGCTCATCGAAAGATGCGCCGACGCCCTCTACGAAAAAATAAAGGACGGCGGGGCGGAGATACTCGTATGCCCCGAGGCCAAGGGCATCCCCCTTACGCACGCACTCGCGGTGCGCCTGGGCGTCGACTACGTCGTCGCGCGCAAATCGGTCAAGGGCTACATGGAAAGGCCGATCGTCGCCGAGGTCAAGTCGATAACTACGACGGAAAAGCAGATAATCGTCGTCGACGAATTCGACGCCGAAAAGCTCAAAGGCAAAAAAGTCTGCATCGTCGACGACGTCGTGTCGACCGGCGGCTCACTCGCGTCGCTCGAAGCCGTGCTCAAAAAGACAGGCTGCACAGTCATAGGCAAGGTGGCCGTGCTGCTCGAAGAGGGCGGCTATTCGGGCGAGGACCTGACTTACCTCGAAAGGCTGCCGGTGTTCAAAGACTGA
- a CDS encoding guanine permease, which yields MEAYLTDLLTALAVVLNGAPQGLLALSLGFAAFPTAVAFLIGAAGSLAFSSVATISFQAETIAVAGKLGRNVRERLSIVFWGALFLLVPSILGLNEKIVEIIGPVIVTSMMAGVGIMLALVSIDMMESEKFSGGVSMVVALAAWFATFDLAKTIIISVAAATVVYNILKKSGKVAAQNLIVDERRERFTFGNIEWKIWRNHKMLASALALSCLNIGANISFGKITGSIANADANIDHLAIYSSLADMGSSFLGGGPVEAIISGTASAPHPIASSVLMMLIMAAILLLKLLPVVGRYVHSSAIAGFLFVLGVFVTFISNVQAAIALAPAAQGPFGFSPWGMVIGITVIASARWNPFYGLLTGFAVKLIFGL from the coding sequence ATGGAAGCGTATTTAACTGACTTGCTGACGGCGCTCGCCGTCGTGCTGAACGGAGCGCCGCAGGGGCTCCTCGCGCTATCTCTGGGCTTCGCCGCCTTCCCGACCGCGGTAGCGTTTCTGATAGGCGCGGCGGGTTCCCTCGCCTTCAGCTCGGTGGCGACTATATCGTTTCAGGCGGAAACGATAGCGGTGGCGGGAAAGCTCGGCAGAAACGTCCGCGAACGCCTGTCAATAGTCTTCTGGGGCGCGCTCTTCCTGCTGGTTCCGTCGATACTCGGCCTTAACGAAAAAATAGTCGAGATAATCGGGCCCGTCATCGTCACCTCGATGATGGCCGGCGTCGGCATCATGCTCGCGCTCGTCTCGATAGATATGATGGAATCTGAAAAATTTTCCGGCGGCGTCTCCATGGTCGTCGCCCTTGCGGCATGGTTCGCGACCTTCGACCTCGCTAAGACGATAATCATCTCGGTCGCGGCCGCCACCGTCGTCTACAACATTTTGAAAAAATCCGGCAAGGTCGCAGCGCAGAACCTGATAGTCGACGAGCGCCGCGAAAGGTTCACCTTCGGCAACATCGAATGGAAGATATGGCGGAACCACAAGATGCTCGCCAGCGCCCTCGCGCTCTCCTGCCTCAACATCGGAGCCAACATCAGCTTCGGGAAAATAACCGGCAGCATCGCCAACGCTGACGCCAACATCGACCACCTCGCGATCTACTCTTCGCTCGCCGACATGGGCTCCTCGTTCTTAGGCGGCGGCCCCGTAGAGGCGATAATCTCCGGCACGGCGTCCGCTCCGCATCCTATCGCGAGCTCCGTTTTGATGATGCTCATAATGGCCGCGATCCTGCTGCTCAAGCTGCTGCCGGTCGTGGGACGCTACGTCCACAGCTCGGCTATCGCCGGCTTCCTCTTCGTGCTCGGCGTATTCGTGACCTTCATCTCCAACGTCCAGGCCGCCATCGCTCTTGCGCCGGCGGCGCAGGGCCCCTTTGGCTTCTCTCCGTGGGGAATGGTGATAGGCATCACGGTCATCGCGTCGGCGCGCTGGAATCCCTTCTACGGGCTTCTCACCGGCTTCGCGGTCAAATTGATATTCGGGCTGTAG